The Myxococcales bacterium region AATTCAACTGGCAGATGATCGAGGACGGCAAGTCCGGCTGGCGGCGCGTCGTGCCCAGCCCGAAACCGCTCAAGATCGTTCAGCGCCACATGATCCGGCACTCGGTCAACGAGGGCAACATCGTCATCGCGGCGGGCGGCGGCGGCATTCCGATCATGGTCAATAAGGAAGGCAGCTACGAGGGCATCGAGGCGGTGATCGACAAGGACCTCTCCAGCTCGATGCTCGCCTCGGAGATCAAATCCGACACGCTGATCATCCTGATGCAGGAGCCGAAAATCTACGTCGATTTCAACACGCCCAAGCAGCGCGCCCTCGAACGCGTCGGCGTTTCCGAAATCACCGATTACCTCGCCGAGGGCCACTTCCCGGCGGCCAACATCGGGCCCAAGGTCGACGCGGCCATCCAGTTCGTGCAGCGCGGCGGCCGGCGGGCGATCATCACCAGCCCCGATCGGCTGGCGCCCGCGCTCGACGGCCTGGACGGCACGACGATCGTTCCGTGACGGCGGATCGCGATCGGGCGTCAACTGAGACCCATTAACAAGTTACTCTCGCGCCTGTTCGCCGGGATTTGCCGCTGTAAAAAGCCGCATGATAAGGTACACTACCAAGTCGGTTTTCAAACAATAGGTTGAACCGCGGTGAAAAAAGGTTTTT contains the following coding sequences:
- a CDS encoding carbamate kinase, translated to MDLYRSDRQTVLVALGGNALIRAGDVPDIETQEKNAEDIVSKLMVLVERDFNLVVTHGNGPQVGNSLLRNELAATRLPRMPLDLLVAETGGSMGYLLQQAFLNKIRQTECRRYVVTVITQVIVSPNDPAFLRPSKPIGMHYPQEEAEKLMKEFNWQMIEDGKSGWRRVVPSPKPLKIVQRHMIRHSVNEGNIVIAAGGGGIPIMVNKEGSYEGIEAVIDKDLSSSMLASEIKSDTLIILMQEPKIYVDFNTPKQRALERVGVSEITDYLAEGHFPAANIGPKVDAAIQFVQRGGRRAIITSPDRLAPALDGLDGTTIVP